The Desulfovibrio sp. UCD-KL4C genome contains the following window.
CCGTTTGAAGCTGCTTCAGGAGATACGTGGCCAATTGCTGCTCCGCGTGTTCCGCCGCTAAAACGGCCGTCAGTAATAAGGGCAACGTCAGCTCCAAGTCCCATTCCTGCAATTGCTGATGTTGGGGTGAGCATTTCGCGCATACCCGGGCCGCCTTTAGGACCTTCATATAAAATAACTATTGCGTCACCTTTAACAATTTCTCCGCCGAGAATAGCCTCAACAGCTTCTTCTTCTGAGTTGTAAACTTTGGCGCAGCATGTTCGTTTCATCATTTCCGGTGCAACAGCTGACTGTTTAACAACACATCCATCTTTGGCAATATTACCGAACAGAATAGCTATTCCGCCTTCGTTACTGTAAGGTTTATCAATAGGGTGGATTATTTCATAATTTTTAACGGAAGCGTTAAGTTCCTTGATATTTTCACCTACAGTTTTGCCTGTGGATGTCAGCGCATCAAGCTCAATGCGTCCTGATTTTGCCAGCTCGGAAAGTACTGCTTGAATTCCGCCTGCTTCATGCAGATCCTGAATATGATGAGGTCCGGCAGGTGCGAGTTTGCACAGGTTAGGAGTTTTGCGGCTTACTTCATCAAAGATAGTCAGATCAAGCTTGAGTCCTGCTTCGTCAAAAATGGCAGGCAGGTGCAATACTGTGTTGGTTGAACAACCGAGAGCCATATCCATTGTTACAGCATTTTTGAGGCTTTTTTCAGTAACAATATCACGCGGTTTAATATCATTTTTCAGCAGATCCATTATCTGTGAACCTGCGCGTTTTGCAAGGCGGATACGATCAGACATTACAGCAGGAATCGTTCCGTTGCCCGGCAGTGCAAGCCCGATTGTCTCGGAAAGACAGTTCATGGAGTTTGCTGTGAACATTCCAGAGCATGAGCCGCAAGTAGGGCAGGCACTTTGTTCAAGGACTGAAAGTTCATCTTCAGTCATACTTCCAGTTTTAACCTGACCTACCCCTTCAAAAACAGTGATAAGGTCAACTTTTTTACCGTCTTTTTTACCGGCAAGCATTGCTCCGCCACTGACGATAATTGTCGGAATATTAAGTCTCAGAGCTGCCATTAGCATGCCCGGAACAATTTTATCACAGTTCGGAACAAGAACCAGAGCATCAAAAGGATGGGCTGTAGCCATGATTTCAATGGAATCGGCAATCATTTCTCTACTTGGAAGAGAATAACGCATTCCGGCATGGTTCATAGCAAGGCCATCGCAAACTCCGATGGAAGGGAATTCCATTGGAACACCGCCGGCAAGACGGACACCGTCTTTAACAGCTTTGACAATTGTATCCAGATGAATGTGGCCGGGAATAATTTCATTTTTAGAGTTGCATACACCGATAAGCGGTCTATCCATTTCTTCTTTTGAAAAGCCAAGTGCGTACAATAAAGAGCGGTGAGGAGCTTTTTCAAGCCCGCCTGTCATTTTTTTACTTCTCATAACATCCTCAATCAAATTATTAAAATTAGCCGCGTACAGCGACAAAGCTGCTAAGCATTCCGATTAACGTAACAGTCCCTACAAGAGCTACGCATTGGTCAAAAGGCAGGAATGTCAGTTTCATAAACAGCGGTGGAAAGTTTAAGACATTTTCAAAAAATCTTTGTGCACCATAGAGTGTTCCGAGTGCAATGGAGCTGCCTAGTAATCCGAGTAATGCTCCTCCGGTAAGAAGGGGCAGACGGATGAACCATTGTTTTGCTCCGACTAAATAAAGAATTTCTATTTCATCTTTACGGGTCATGAGGGAAAGGCGGATGGTGTTACCGACTACCAACGCAACGACAAGTCCCAAAAATCCTATTATGGGCCATATTATGGATTGTGTAAGGCTTATCCAACCTCTTGCTAAATCAATCTGTAATGGATTGTAATGAACCTTATCAACAAAAGGAAGAGCTTTTAACTGCTTCAAAAGGTCAGTTGCCCACATTTTATCTTTGATCCCCGGTTCAACTGAAAATGATAGTAATGCTGCGGGTTGAAGTGGATTGTTGCCTTCTGTAAGCCATGAAAAATCATCAGATCCACCTAGTGCTGCGGAAAGCTGTTTTAATGCATCGTCCGGAGTAAATGTCCGTATTTCTTTCAAACCTGATATTTTAGAAATATTTTCCCATTGTCTGCTGTACTCTTCAGGAGCTGTGTCTGCCTGCCAGAAAATCTGAATCTGGACTTGGCCTCTGGTTTTGAGCAACTCTTTGTTAACATTATGCAGGGTGAACATAAAAATTCCGGCAAGCATGGAAACCATTGTAACCGCGATGAGGGTAAATATGTTCGCCCATGGATGCAGCCTTAAGTCACTAATTCCCCGCCCTATCAGTCTGAAAAGAAGAGAAATCATATGGCTAGCTCCGAAAGGATATAATCCGGAGGTTCGCATAGCATTCCGCCTTCAAGGTGAATAACCTTTGCATCCGGTACTGTGCGGAGTATCTCGCGGCTGTGGGTGGCCATGATTATAGTTGTTCCATGAGTATGAAATTGTTTGAAAACATCCATTAAATGCATGGATAGTTCAAAGTCGAGGTTTCCTGTCGGTTCATCCGCAAGAATCAGTTTTGGGTTAACTACCATTGAT
Protein-coding sequences here:
- the ilvD gene encoding dihydroxy-acid dehydratase; this translates as MRSKKMTGGLEKAPHRSLLYALGFSKEEMDRPLIGVCNSKNEIIPGHIHLDTIVKAVKDGVRLAGGVPMEFPSIGVCDGLAMNHAGMRYSLPSREMIADSIEIMATAHPFDALVLVPNCDKIVPGMLMAALRLNIPTIIVSGGAMLAGKKDGKKVDLITVFEGVGQVKTGSMTEDELSVLEQSACPTCGSCSGMFTANSMNCLSETIGLALPGNGTIPAVMSDRIRLAKRAGSQIMDLLKNDIKPRDIVTEKSLKNAVTMDMALGCSTNTVLHLPAIFDEAGLKLDLTIFDEVSRKTPNLCKLAPAGPHHIQDLHEAGGIQAVLSELAKSGRIELDALTSTGKTVGENIKELNASVKNYEIIHPIDKPYSNEGGIAILFGNIAKDGCVVKQSAVAPEMMKRTCCAKVYNSEEEAVEAILGGEIVKGDAIVILYEGPKGGPGMREMLTPTSAIAGMGLGADVALITDGRFSGGTRGAAIGHVSPEAASNGTIGIVQTGDTIEIDIPQRSLNVVLTDEEIAERMKTFKPIEKEVSSTFLRRYRENVTSASTGAIYKK
- a CDS encoding ABC transporter permease, translating into MISLLFRLIGRGISDLRLHPWANIFTLIAVTMVSMLAGIFMFTLHNVNKELLKTRGQVQIQIFWQADTAPEEYSRQWENISKISGLKEIRTFTPDDALKQLSAALGGSDDFSWLTEGNNPLQPAALLSFSVEPGIKDKMWATDLLKQLKALPFVDKVHYNPLQIDLARGWISLTQSIIWPIIGFLGLVVALVVGNTIRLSLMTRKDEIEILYLVGAKQWFIRLPLLTGGALLGLLGSSIALGTLYGAQRFFENVLNFPPLFMKLTFLPFDQCVALVGTVTLIGMLSSFVAVRG